From a single Lolium rigidum isolate FL_2022 chromosome 7, APGP_CSIRO_Lrig_0.1, whole genome shotgun sequence genomic region:
- the LOC124669826 gene encoding protein PYRICULARIA ORYZAE RESISTANCE 21-like — translation MADKISTVVLKVDLECARCYKKIRKVLCKIQDRMNIKTISFDEKSNAVTVSGPFDAEKLCRKLCSEAGKVIRELHVKGKESKDGGGGEKPKAAKDAGKVEKDGGKAEKDGGKAEKAKDDGGKPEKADKKDGGDKPKDEKPEKKVKFVDAAPAADAKPGKAMPQLPPGMTKADLAPLLEKMMQAKQAGQGGGPQPPRGEPIMMVPPPAAAAQGVAVPSIWPAPAGAVSCYSYDPAGYGQPSYYGGGGCGRGCQCASCYKPAPPGGYYGVPVHDHQGWYNRQPYYQQQQQPYCSEDPNAGCSVM, via the exons ATGGCGGACAAG ATCTCCACGGTTGTCCTCAAAGTTGACCTTGAATGCGCGCGATGCTACAAGAAGATCAGGAAGGTCCTTTGCAAGATCCAAG ACAGGATGAACATCAAGACCATCTCCTTCGACGAGAAGAGCAATGCCGTGACGGTGTCCGGCCCGTTCGACGCCGAGAAGCTCTGCAGGAAGCTCTGCTCTGAGGCTGGCAAGGTGATCAGGGAGCTGCATGTCAAGGGCAAGGAGTCCAAGGACGGCGGGGGTGGCGAGAAGCCGAAGGCTGCCAAGGACGCCGGCAAGGTTGAGAAGGACGGTGGCAAAGCCGAGAAGGACGGTGGCAAGGCCGAGAAGGCCAAGGACGACGGCGGCAAGCCGGAGAAGGCGGACAAGAAGGACGGCGGCGACAAACCCAAGGACGAGAAGCCGGAGAAGAAGGTCAAGTTCGTAGACGCCGCCCCGGCCGCGGACGCGAAGCCCGGCAAGGCCATGCCGCAGCTGCCGCCCGGCATGACCAAGGCCGACCTCGCCCCGCTCCTCGAGAAGATGATGCAGGCCAAGCAGGCCGGGCAGGGCGGCGGGCCGCAGCCGCCGCGCGGCGAGCCGATCATGATGGTGCCGCCGCCTGCTGCAGCGGCGCAGGGCGTGGCCGTGCCGTCCATCTGGCCGGCGCCGGCGGGTGCCGTGTCATGCTACAGCTACGACCCGGCGGGGTACGGCCAGCCATCGTACTACGGTGGAGGCGGATGCGGCAGGGGGTGCCAATGCGCCTCGTGCTACAAGCCGGCGCCGCCCGGAGGGTACTACGGCGTGCCGGTGCACGACCACCAGGGTTGGTACAACCGGCAGCCGTactaccagcagcagcagcagccgtacTGCAGCGAGGACCCCAACGCCGGGTGCAGCGTCATGTGA
- the LOC124673593 gene encoding probable carboxylesterase 18 has product MASLDPPPPAPAKPPLPWRARLLLGAVSILHSASLRADGTANRLLLSLFDRTVPPSLSPDAAGVSSSDHAVSEHLRVRLFFPSHADGGTQLPVVVYFHGGGFVFHSAATAQFDAPCRRLAASIPAVVASVNYRLAPEHRFPAAYDDGEAALRWTLAGAGGALPCPPAAVFVAGDSAGGNVAHHVASRLQRRVAGLVLLQPFFGGEAPTASELRLRDAPFGAPERIAWLWRAFLPPGATRDHEAANVPTAIRRGGEGEWRAFPPTLVCVGGWDVHQDRQRAYADALRDAGAEEATVVEFPDAIHAFYVFEDHADGKKLLRDVAEFVNRRAAEHLMCARSASE; this is encoded by the coding sequence ATGGCGTCGTTggatcctccgccgccggcgccggcgaagccCCCTCTGCCATGGCGGGCGCGCCTGCTCCTGGGCGCAGTCTCCATCCTTCACTCGGCGTCCCTCCGCGCCGACGGCACGGCCaaccgcctcctcctctcgctcttcgacCGCACCGTCCCCCCGAGCCTCTCCCCCGACGCCGCCGgcgtgtcgtcctccgaccacgcCGTCTCCGAACACCTCCGCGTCCGCCTCTTCTTCCCGTCGCACGCCGACGGCGGCACCCAGCTGCCGGTGGTCGTGTACTTCCACGGGGGCGGCTTCGTGTTCCACTCCGCCGCCACGGCCCAGTTCGACGCGCcgtgccgccgcctcgccgcgtcCATCCCGGCCGTCGTCGCCTCCGTCAACTACCGCCTCGCGCCCGAGCACCGGTTCCCGGCCGCctacgacgacggcgaggcggccCTCCGCTGGACCCTCGCCGGCGCCGGGGGCGCCCTCCCGTGTCCCCCCGCCGCCGTCTTCGTCGCCGGGGACAGTGCGGGCGGCAACGTCGCTCACCACGTCGCGTCGCGCCTGCAGCGCCGCGTGGCCGGGCTGGTCCTGCTGCAGCCGTTCTTCGGCGGCGAGGCGCCGACCGCGTCCGAGCTGCGGCTCCGCGACGCGCCGTTCGGGGCGCCGGAGCGGATCGCGTGGCTGTGGCGCGCGTTCCTGCCGCCGGGCGCCACGCGGGACCACGAGGCGGCgaacgtgccgacggcgatccggCGCGGCGGGGAGGGAGAGTGGCGCGCGTTCCCGCCGACGCTGGTGTGCGTGGGCGGGTGGGACGTGCACCAGGACAGGCAGCGGGCGTACGCGGACGCGCTCCGGGACGCCGGCGCCGAGGAGGCCACCGTCGTCGAGTTCCCCGACGCCATCCACGCGTTCTACGTGTTCGAGGACCACGCGGACGGCAAGAAGCTGCTGCGCGACGTGGCTGAGTTCGTGAACCGGCGCGCCGCCGAACACCTCATGTGCGCGCGCTCCGCGAGCGAGTAA